A genome region from Neoarius graeffei isolate fNeoGra1 chromosome 21, fNeoGra1.pri, whole genome shotgun sequence includes the following:
- the LOC132869967 gene encoding tropomyosin-like, which translates to MMESPPPLEKQRPLRAELPPTVCQAEAEENHQKAVKTIDQLETEKSDLKDKAKMLRNMVQDIQNLLSMAKWEYDDRKRACEQEQKAYSILQAENKEMKKTLILQEELLKVCQAEAEENHKEAMGTIDQLEAEKSKLTYKAKMMRDIVQDMGNLLSMTNRECYNQTSECEREREVYSILQAENEEMKKALIHQEELMKVCQAEAEENHRKAVETIDQLGAEKSDLTDKVKRLRDIVQDMGNLLSVTKRECDDRTSECEREWEAYSILQAENKEMKKALIHQEELIKVCQAEAEENHKKAVETIDQLEAEKSDLTDKVKTLRDIVQDMGNLLSTTNREFDDLTSECEREREAYSILQAENEEMKKTLIHQEELMKFQVCQAEAEENHKKAMETIDQLEAEKSKLISEAKMLRDIVQDMENLLSMTNRECDDRRNECEREAHRVLQAKCNEMKKKRGGVLKI; encoded by the exons ATGATGGAGTCTCCGCCTCCACTGGAGAAACAGCGGCCTTTGAGAGCAGAGCTTCCCCCGACG GTCTGCCAGGCTGAAGCTGAGGAGAATCACCAGAAGGCTGTGAAGACCATTGATCAACTGGAGACCGAGAAGTCCGACCTTAAGGACAAAGCAAAGATGCTGCGAAACAtggtgcaggacatacagaaccTGCTGTCTATGGCTAAGTGGGAGTATGATGATCGAAAACGT GCATGTGAGCAAGAACAGAAGGCTTACAGCATCCTCCAAGCAGAGAACAAGGAGATGAAGAAGACTCTGATTCTCCAAGAGGAATTACTGAAG GTCTGCCAGGCTGAAGCTGAGGAGAATCACAAGGAGGCAATGGGGACCATTGATCAGCTGGAAGCCGAGAAGTCCAAACTTACATACAAAGCAAAGATGATGCGAGACATAGTGCAGGACATGGGGAACTTGCTGTCTATGACTAACAGGGAGTGTTATAATCAAACAAGT GAGTGTGAACGAGAACGGGAGGTTTACAGCATCCTCCAAGCAGAGAACGAAGAGATGAAGAAGGCTCTGATTCACCAGGAGGAATTAATGAAG GTCTGCCAGGCTGAAGCTGAGGAGAATCACAGGAAGGCTGTGGAGACCATTGATCAGCTGGGGGCCGAGAAGTCCGACCTTACGGACAAAGTGAAGAGGCTGCGAGACATCGTGCAGGACATGGGGAACCTGCTGTCTGTGACTAAAAGGGAGTGTGATGATCGAACAAGT GAGTGTGAGCGAGAATGGGAGGCTTACAGCATCCTTCAAGCAGAGAACAAGGAGATGAAGAAGGCTCTGATTCACCAGGAGGAATTAATAAAG GTCTGCCAGGCTGAAGCTGAGGAGAATCACAAGAAGGCTGTGGAGACCATTGATCAGTTGGAGGCTGAGAAGTCTGACCTTACAGACAAAGTAAAGACGCTGCGAGACATAGTGCAGGACATGGGGAACCTGCTGTCTACAACTAACAGGGAATTTGATGATCTAACAAGC GAGTGTGAACGAGAACGGGAGGCTTACAGCATCCTCCAAGCAGAGAACGAAGAGATGAAGAAGACTCTGATTCACCAGGAGGAATTAATGAAG TTTCAGGTCTGCCAGGCTGAAGCTGAGGAGAATCACAAGAAGGCAATGGAGACCATTGATCAGCTGGAGGCTGAGAAGTCCAAGCTTATATCCGAAGCAAAGATGCTGCGAGACATAgtgcaggacatggagaacctgcTGTCTATGACCAACAGGGAGTGTGATGATCGAAGAAAT GAGTGTGAGCGAGAGGCTCACAGAGTCCTCCAGGCGAAGTGCAatgagatgaagaagaagaggggTGGGGTTTTGAAAATCTGA